DNA from Tsuneonella dongtanensis:
AGCGAAGTGCGGATGCTTTTCCTCGACGGGCGCGACGACATGGCAACCTTTGCCGAATCGCAGCCGCTCGAAGCCGAACCGGGCCGCGAGTTCGAGTATTCCAGCAACACGACGGTCATCCTCGCCGACATCGCCGCGCGGGTCCTGACCCGCAGCACCGACCCCGACGTGCGGCGCAAGGCGGTGGCGGACTATCTCCAGACGCGCCTGTTCGGGCCCCTGGGGATGACGTCGATGGTCCCCGAATTCGACCGCGCGGGCACGCTGGTCGGCGGGAGCCTGATGCACGGCACGGCGCGCGACTGGGCGCGGTTCGGAGAGTTCCTGCGCAACAAGGGTAGCTATCGCGGCACGCAGGTCGTCCCGCGCCGCTGGGTCGAGTTCATGACCACTCCATCGCCCCGCAGCGGTCACTACGGTGCCCAGACCTGGCTCAACCGCGATCCGCCCGAAGGAAACGATCCCCTGTTCGCCGATCGCGGGCCGAAGAGCCTCTTCGCGATGATCGGGCACATGGGCCAGTACGTCCTCGTCGCGCCGGACCGGAAGCTCACCGTGGTCCGGCTCGGGCATTCCGACCGGGAGGAACGCCCACCGATGCTGCAGGAGCTGGCCGACGTGGTCGCCCTCTACCCCGGTACGTAGAGCGCGCCCTCCACAACCGTCGTACACCGGCCCCCGAGCCAGACGCGATCTCCCTCCATCCGGCAGGTGAGGTCGCCGCCGCGATCCGAGGCCTGGTGCGCGGTGAAGCTGCCGCGCCCGAGCCTTTCCGCCCAGAACGGCGCAAGCGCCGCGTGGGCCGACCCTGTTACGGCGTCCTCCCGCGCACCCGGCCCGCCGACGAATACCCGGCTGACGACGTCGCTTGCCGAACCGCGCGCGGTGCACGCGAACTGGTCGTTGCCGATGTGCGACAGGGCTTCGAAGTCGGGCGAGAGGGCGTGGACCTCAGCCTCGCTGGCGAAGAGGTAGATCCCGTAGCGGTCCGCGTTGCGCCAAGTTTCGAGCGGTCGCGCGCCGAGCAGTGCTTCGGCGTCGGGCCGTTCGCGCGGCTGAGTGCGAATCGCCCGGAGCGCCAGTTCGTAGCCGCCTGACGCGCGGCGAACCTCGACCGCGTCTCCTGCCCTCGTAAGGAGCGTGACCCGATCGGCGCCATCGCGGCCGAGGAGAACGTGTCCGCACGCAAGGCTGGCGTGGCCGCACAGCATGAGCTCGGCCCACGGCGTCCGCCAGCGGACCTCCCACTCATCCGCACGGGGAACGAGGAACGCCGTCGCGGGCAGCTGCAGCTCGTCGGCGATCGCCGCGAGCGCAGCGTCGGGCAGCCAGTCATCGAGCTGGACGACCCCGGCCGGATTGCCGGCGTACGCCCGGTCGGCGAACGCATCGACGTGCCAGAACGCCAGCTTCACCGCGCCGGCGCCGAACCCGCATCGGGCAGCAGTTCCTCGGCTGCGGAGCCGGTTTCGTCGACGAGGCCCTCGGGATCGGGATGAATCAGCACCTCGACCCCGGGAAACTCGGCCTCGATCTGCGCCTCGAGCTCGTCCATCACCCGATGCGCTTCGGCGACGGTCATGGCGGGATCGACCGCGGCGTGGAACTGGGCGAAGTCGTGCGCTCCGCTGGTCCGGGTGCGCAGGTCGTGGACACCGCGAAGCTCGGGGTGCGAGGCAATCACCGCAACGAAGGCCTCGCGCCTTTCCTCGGGCCATTCTTTGTCCATCAGATGGTCGATCGCTTCGGAGGACGCGCGCCACGCGCCCCAGGCGAGCCACAGCGCGATGCCGAGGCCGAAGGCCGCATCGGCCCCGGCGACGCCGATCAACCGGTCGAGCACCAGCGCGGCGATCACCGACAGGTTGAGGAAAAGGTCCGATTTGTAGTGAACGTTGTCGGTCTTGATCGCGAGCGAGCCCGTTCGCCGGATGACGTAGCGCTGCCAGGCAAGCAAGGCGAAGGTCGCCGCGATCGCCACGAGGGAAACGGCAATGCCCTCGTTCGCCGATTCCACGCGCCCTCCGGCGACGAGCTGGCCGATGGCGCGCGTCGCAATGCCCACTGCGGACAGCGTGATCAGTACGACCTGAAACATCGCCGCGAGTGCCTCGGCTTTGCCGTGACCGAAGCGATGGTTTTCGTCGGCGGGCATGGCGGCAATCCACACGCCGACGAGCGTCGCGATGCTGGCCACCAGATCGAGCCCGGTATCCGCGAGACTGCCGAGCATCGCGGTCGATCCGGTCTGCAACACCGCCCACGCCTTCGAACCGACCAGGAATGTCGCCATCGCGATCGACGCATAGGCGGCACCGCGGGTGAGCCGCGCGCGATCCGCCGGAGTGAGACCTGTCGCGGTCATGGATAGAGCAGCGTGCTGGTCCAGCCGCCGTCCGCGGTGCGCACGAAGCGGCGCCGGTCATGGAGCCGGTTGGGCCGGTCCAGCCAGAATTCGATTGCCTGCGGGTCGAGCGTGAACCCGGTCCAGTAGGGCGGGCGCGGCACTTCCCCTGCGGCCTTGCAGGCGCTTTCGAGTTCCTCGACGCGGGCGATGTAGGTCGCGCGGTCGTCGAGCGGGCGCGACTGGTCGCTCGCGGCGCTACCGACCTGGCTGGAATAGGCGCGGCTGTGGAAGTAGGCATCGGCCTGTTCGGGCGTGACTTCGGTCAAGGGTCCTTCGATGCGAATCTGGCGGCGCAGGCTCTTCCAGTGAAACAGCAGCGCGGCCTGCGGATTGGCGAGGATCTCGCCGCCCTTCCGGCTTTGCGCGTTGGTGTAGAACGTGAAGCCTTCCGCACCCCATTCCTTGAGCAGCACCATGCGAACCGACGGGGCGCCGTCGGGCGTAGCGGTGGCCAGCGCCATCGCGTTCGCATCGTTGGGTTCGGCGTCGCGCGCATCGGCGAACCATGTGCCGAACAGGCCGAGAGGATCGGAATCGGGAAGCGCTGAGCGGTCGGCATCCATCGTCAAGTTCTCATCCCTGTCACACCTGTCACACTGTCCTGGAGCAAAACATGCGCCCTTCGCACCCGCGAGTGCAGCGGCGAATGGCGACCTGGATCGTGCAAGCCATGCCGCGGCCCTACTCCCCCGGCATTCTGTAGGAAAGTCTCGCTTCTTGCGCACCCGGAGCGTGTCACCTAGCTAACACGCCATGGCCGATCCCTATGCAACCCTCGGAGTGCCGCGCAGCGCGAGCGAAAAGGACATCAAGTCCGCATACCGCAAGCTCGCCAAGGAGCTGCACCCCGACCGCAACAAGGACAATACGAAGGCCGCAGAGCGGTTCTCGGAAGTGACCCGCGCGTACGACCTGCTGTCCGACGCGACGAAGCGCGCGCAGTTCGATCGCGGCGAGATCGACGCCGAGGGCAATCCGGCCAATCCGTTCGGTGGCGGGTTCGGGGGCGGATTCGGCGGGGGTGGCGGCTTCCGTCCCGAAGACCTGCGCGGCCAGAACCCCTTCGGCACCGGCGGCGCCGGAGCCGAGGGTATCGACCTCGGCGACCTGTTCGAAGGACTGTTCGGCGGCGGCGGGGCACGTTCGGCACGCACGCAGGGACCGTTCGGTGGCGGAGGCGGTTTCGCCGGCCAGCAACGGCGGCCTCCACCGCCGCAAAAGGGCGGTGACATCGCCTACAAGCTGCGCGTCCCGTTCGTCGACGCGGCGACGCGCAAGGACCAGCGAATCACCCTTGCCGACGGCAAGACGATCGACCTCAAGCTTCCCGCTGGGGTCGAGGACGGCACCCAGATGCGCCTCAAGGGCAAGGGCCAGCACGGCCCCGGCGGCGCGGGAGACGGCATCGTGACGATCTCGATCGACAAGCACGCGTTCTTCCGCCGCGAAGGCGACAACATCCGGCTCGACCTGCCGATCACGCTTGCCGAGGCGGTTGGCGGAGGCAAGGTCAAGGTCCCGACGGTGGACGGACCGGTCATGCTGACGATCAAGCCCGGCACTTCGAGTGGCACGACGATGCGGCTCGGGGGCAAGGGTTTCGGCAGGAAGGACGGCAAGCGGGGCGACCAGCTCGTCACGCTCGAGATCGACCTGCCCGAAGATGTCACGGAACTGGCCAAGCGGCTCGATGGTTGGCAGGACAACCGCAATCTCCGCGCGAAGATGGGGGTTTGAGCATCCCGCAACCCGGGGAGACCATGGTCGAAGAGGACATCCCCGAGCCTCCGGAACGCGAAATACACACGCTTTCCCCGGAGGAGCGCCGCAAGGATGCGATCCGCCACCGCCCGGGCTTCCGCAGCCGAGCGGTCAGCACCCTGGGTCCCGGCAGCCGCGTGTTCGAGATCGTCAAGCGCGTGTCGATCGGTGCCTGGAACGACGGGTTCATCCACGCCGGCAACCTCGCCTACATGGCGATCATCGCGATCTTCCCGTTCTTCATCCTGGGAGCTGCGGTGTTCTCCGCGATCGGCGAGGAAGGGGAGCGTGCGGCGACCGTCAACGCGGTGATCTATGCCCTGCCTCCGATCGTCGCCAACGTGATCGAACCGGTTGCGCGGTCGGTCGTCGAGGCACGGAGCGGTTGGCTGCTGTGGCTTGGTGGGCTGGTCGGCCTGTGGACCGTGTCGAGCCTGATCGAGACGATCCGCGACATCCTGCGCCGCGCCTATGGCACCAGAGCGACCCACGCGTTCTGGAAATACCGCATGTGGTCCGCAGGGGTGATCTTCGCGGCAGTGATCCTGCTCATCGTCAGCCTGCTGGCGCAAGTGATGATCGGTACGGCGCAGGAGATCATCGACGCCTACCTCCCGCGGCTCGGGAACGCGATCGATGCGCTGCGCTTCAGCCGGATAGTGCCCGCTGTCGGCCTTTTCGGCTCGCTCTACCTGCTGTTCTACACGCTGACACCCAGCGCCTATCGCAAGCGGCGCTATCCCAAGTGGCCCGGCGCGCTGGCAACGACGCTCTGGTGGATCGGCGTGACAGTCGCTTTGCCCCCGGCGATCCGCAGCTTCTTCAGCTACGACCTGACCTACGGCAGCCTGGCCGGCATCATGATCGCGCTTTTCTTTTTCTATCTCGTCGGACTAGGAATGGTCATCGGCGCGGAGCTCAACGCGGCCCTGGCGGAAACGCCGGAGGAGGCGGAGAACCGCATCGGTCAGGCCGACGACCGGGCACGGGCAGCGGCCGGTCGGTCGCGCGAACAGATCGAGGCCCAGAAGGCCGAGTACGAGGGAATCGAATGACCAAGCTCATGGCGGGAAAGCGCGGCCTCATCATGGGCCTCGCCAACGACAAGTCGCTGGCCTGGGGTATCGCCAAGAAGCTGGCCGAGCACGGCGCCGAGCTGGCGTTCTCGTACCAGGGCGAAGCGCTGGCCAAGCGCGTGATCCCGCTGGCCGAGCAGCTCGGCAGCGACTTCTGCTTCGATTGCGACGTGTCGGAGATGGGCGCGCTCGACGCAGCGTTCGAGACGCTGAAGGCGCGCTGGGACACGCTCGATTTCGTGGTCCACGCGATCGGCTTTTCCGACAAGAACGAGCTGCGCGGGAAATACCTCGACACCAGCCTCGAGAATTTCCTGATGACGATGAACATCAGCGCCTACAGCCTGGTCGCGGTGGCCAAGCGGGCGGCCGCGATGATGCCGCCGCTCGCCGAGGACGGCAGCGGGGGAGGCTCGATCCTCACATTGAGCTACTACGGCGCGGAGAAGGTCATCCCGCACTACAACGTCATGGGCGTCGCCAAGGCGGCGCTCGAGACAAGCGTGCAGTACCTCGCCAACGATCTTGGTCCGGTGGGCGTGCGGGTGAACGCGGTCAGCGCCGGCCCGATCAAGACGCTGGCCGCGAGCGGGATCGGCGACTTCCGCTACATCCTCAAGTGGAACGAACTGAACTCCCCGCTGCGCCGCAACGTGACCATCGAGGACGTCGGCGGATCGGGTCTCTACTTCCTGTCCGACCTGTCGAGCGGCGTGACCGGCGAAGTCCACCACGTCGACGCAGGGTACCATGTCGTCGGCATGAAGCAGGAAGACGCCCCCGACATCGCGCTGGGATAAGAGGAACGGGTCAGCCCGCGGCAGCGTCGCGGTCGTGGACGAGGGTCAGGTCGACCCCGCGACCGCTGGGCTTGTATCCGGCGACCAGTCGCCCGAGAATCTCCCGCGCCGCTGGGGAATCTCCCGTCTCGATCGCCCGCTCGATCGCCACGAGATGCGGCTGCAGGTCGCGCCAGGTCATCATGTCCTCGTTGGCGCGCACGATCCGGGGATGGTCGGACGGCCGCCCGCCATCGCCGATCAGCAGTTCCTCGTAGAGTTTCTCGCCCGGCCTCAGCCCGGTGAACGCGATCTCGATATCGCCTTCCGGATTGGCCTCGTCGCACACCGTCAGGCCGGACAATTCGATCATATTGCGCGCCAGATCGACGATTCGCACCGGCTCGCCCATGTCCAGCAGAAACACGTCGCCGCCCTCGGCCATCGCGCCGGCTTGCAGGACCAGCTGGGCCGCCTCGGGCACGGTCATGAAATACCGGGTAACCTCTGGATGGGTGATCGTGACCGGCCCGCCCTCGGCGATCTGCTTGCGGAACAGGGGGATCACCGATCCGCTCGAACCGAGCACATTGCCGAAGCGGACCATCGAGAAGACCATGTCGGGGTATTCGGCCTGCAGCGCCTGGAGCACCAGTTCGGCCAGCCGCTTGGTCGCGCCCATGACATTGGTCGGCCGAACCGCCTTGTCGGTCGAGATGAGCAGGAAGCGCTCGACGCCCGCGGCGTGCGCCGCTTCCGCCAGGGTCCGGGTGCCCACGACGTTGTTGCGGATCCCCTCGAGCACGTTCTGCTCAACCAGCGGGACGTGCTTGTAGGCGGCCGCGTGGACGACCAGCGAGGGACGCCAGGCGGCGAGCACTTCGGCCATGCGCCGCCCATCGGCGACCGATGCCAGCAGCGGGACCAGCACCGGAACGCTCGCCTCCGGATCGTCGCCCCGTTCCGCGAGCGCTGCCGAGAGCTCCTGGTGGATCGCGTAGAGGTTGTATTCGGAATGGTCGACGAGCAGCAGCGCGGTCGGTTGCAGGCGCAGGATCTGGCGGCACAATTCGCTGCCGATCGAGCCCCCGGCCCCGCTGACCATCACCACCTTGCCGCTGACGTTCCTGCGCAGCAGCGCTTCGTCCGGGGGAATCGGAGCGCGGCCGAGAAGGTCCTCGATGTCGAGCTCACGCAGGTCACCGACCGAGATCGTCCCTTTCGCGATATCCGTGAAACTGGGCAATGTCCGCACATGGACGGGAAGGCCGCGCAGCGATTCGAGAATCTCGATCCGCCGCCGGCGCGATGCCGAGGGAATCGCCAGCAGGATGTCGTCGATTCCGTGTTGCTCGATGAGCCGCATCATCCGACTTGGCGGCAGGATGGGGAGCCCGCGCAGGGTGGAACCCCAGAGCGCCGCGTCGTCGTCGACGAACGCCTTCACCCGCATCGTGCGTGATGCGGCGATCGCCGCCGCAAGTTCGAGCCCGGCGTTGCCGGCCCCGTATATCGCCACCCGGCGGCCGGAATCCTTGCTCCATCGCGCAGTGTAGTTCTCGGCAAACATGACGCGGGCCGCGATCCGTGTGCCGCTGACCATCAGGGCGAGCAGGATGGGCTGGATGAGGCCGAGCGTGCGGGGCACGTTGGTGACCCCGATCAGGGTATACACCGTGGCGAACGGTAGCGTGTAGACCGCCACGGCGCGGAAGATCGAGATCAGCGCTTCTGGCCCGGTATGGCGGAAAATCGCCCGGTAGAGGCCGAACGATACGAAGATGGGCAGCGCGAGCGAGATCGAAACGATCATCGGCTGCAGCGGGCCATCGTCGATCGGCGGAAAGAAACCGATCCGCAGGTAGAACGCGAGCCAGACGGACAGCGCGCACATCACCACGTCGCCCGCGAGCGCGATTGCGCGCTTCACGCTGCGAGGGATCAGCAGGACCGCATCGGCAATGCTTTGCCAGCCGTTCATACCACCGTTCTCGGAATGCAAGTTGTCATATGAGCGCAGCAGACGATCAATTCGATTTCTCTTGCCATTCCCATTCGTCGACGACCAGCATGCCGTCAGAAAAGTGTATGACAGGCGGTTGCGCACCCGTCATTTCCGTTGTGTCAGCTATACGGTCGGCGCGATGCGCACGCCAGATCACAAGTCGACCGTTCGCCCGGTCGACGAAGGCGCCAGGATAGGGTCTGGTAGTTGCGCGCACGAGGCGTTCTGCCTCGAAGACGCTCCCAGCTAGATCGATGCTGCCGTCTTGCGGAGTACGGCCAGGCCATTCTGTCGCAAACCGATCGTCTTGCGCCCGCGGCTCGATTGTCCCGTCGCGTAGCCGGGGAAAGACTTCCCGAATGAGGTCGACGTGCGCATCATTCACTGCAGCATACAATTTGCCGGCGTCGCAATCGGCTGCGAGCGGTATCACCCGCTGAGCGATTATGGGTCCGGTGTCCACCCCATCGTCTAGTTTGAACATGGTAACCCCGGTCTGGTCCAAGCCCTTGATGATGGCCCACGGAATCGCCGCCCTTCCGCGACCGACCGGCAAAAGCGTCGGATGAATGCCGATCACGCCCTGCGTCGGCGATGCCAGCAATTCGGCTCGCGCGATCTGCGACCAGCCAATGATGAACAGCCAATCGATTGAGCGCTCTTGAATTGCAGCAACGGCAGTCTGGTTGTTGATATTGCGTACCTTGAGGAGATCAACGCCGTTTTGCCCGCAAAAATCGTCGAGATAGATTCGGCCGGACTTTGCCTGCGCCATGTCGTCTTCCAGCGTGATGGCGAGGTCAAGCTTACCGCCCACATCGTAAATGGCCTCCATGCAGGAGAGGCCCAGTTGAACGCAGGTGACAAAACCGAAACGCACCAATCTTCTCCTCAGTCACCTGCGCTTAGTACTTCGGCGGCGTGCGCTTTAGATAGCCGAACGTGCGCAGGACGATCGCGATATCGCTCAAGAGTGACATCCGCTGCGCATAAACCCCGTCGAAAGCGGCTTTCTCAGCTGCGCTCATCCCATCAAAGCTGTTGATCTGGGCAAGACCGGTCAATCCAGGCCTGCAGTCGAGAGCGCCGTTTTCCCGGCGCAGCACGATCAATTCGGACTGCGTGGGGATTGGTGGACGCGGCCCGACGAGCGACATATCTCCTTTCAAAATATTAACGAGCTGTGGAAGCTCGTCGAGGTTGCTGCGGCGAAGGAACCATCCGAAGGGACGTAGCTGCACTTCGCCCAGTTCGTCAGAAGCAACGTCGCGAGTATCGGCAGGCATGCTGCGGAACTTGTAGAACTCAAAGACCGCTCCCCCGCGCCCGACGCGCATTTGTCGAAAAATCGCAGGGCCCGGGCTCGATAGTTTGGCGCCGACCGCACAGAAAAGCATGACCGGCGAAAGGACGATCAGCGCCGACCCTGCGACAACGATGTCGACCAACCGTTTGCCGAATTCCCGATACACGGGCGATCAATCCATCCAGGTGCTGAACACGGTTTGGAAAGCTTCGGCGTGGCCTAGGCCGCATTCCGCCCCGCGCACTGCCGCAAGTCCGCGGATCGCCTCCTCACTGCGCGGATGGGGAAACGGGCGCATTACCTTGCGATAGCAGGCCAGCGCCGCCAACTTCGTGTCGAGCGTATCGTCGATCCCGACATACTCGTTTGCCTCGAACGCGGGGCCTAACGTCGGAAAACTCCAGTCGGTTGCAGAAGGGATCTCCATACAGTGCAACGATCGCACACGGGCCAAGTCCGAGCGGCGCTGAAATAGTCGCGTCGCTGCAAAACACGCGGCGGCGACCTGACGATGGTCGTCATTGAGGTCACCTGGATGGTGGGTAAAGATGCGGTCGGGTGCGAACGCAGCGATCTGCGTCTCGAGAAACTGAACCAGCTCGATGTGCGGCACGGTGTTAAGGCGAATATTCGGGAAATCGCCAAGTACGGGCTGGGCGAACCCTACAGTCCTGCAAGCATCTACGATGTCAGCGGCGAGTTCGGCATCGCTCGGCCGCTGCGTTCTTGCATCGACATGACCGCACAGAAGCACGGGCTGAATCGTTTCGCCCCGGGCTGCGAGCTTGGCTCCGGTCGCACCGAAGCCGAGAATTTCATCGTCTGGATGCGCCGCGACGACGAGGTTGACTGCCGGCTTCATCGTGCAGACCGATCGCTGAATGCGCCTATCGAAAGGTCGGGGGCATGATGACAATTCATTGATTACCCTATCCAAATGGCCGACCGAGACGATCGGGGCGGACCATTGGACCTAGTCCCTATCAGATCGAGCGGCCCGCCTTTAGCACTCCGCTCGACAAGGTCCACCCTCGAAGTCGCTAGACCCGGCCACCTTTGCCGGCCGGATTGACACTGCCGGAAAACTTGGGTTGGGCGTCGCTCCATGTCGAGCCCGCGCCCCATCAAACCCGTCGTCATTATCGGGGGCAGCAGTCAGGCGGGGCGCGCGTTGGCGCGCCGCGTTGCCCAGCCTGTTGTCCCGGTTGTGCGCGCCCCATCGGGACTTCCCGGCGAGCACGTCGTCGCGGCTTACGAAGACGGCCCCGGCGATCTTCCCCTCCACGGCGCCACGATCGTGAACTGCGCGGGGACCCCCTTCGGGAGCGTCGAGGTGCTCGACCGCGCCAATCGAGCAGTGCCGCTCGCGTGGGCGCGGGCGGCCGCCGAGCAGGATGCCGGGCGGTTCGTCCAGATATCGTCATTCTCGGTATTCGGTCCGGCCGAAGCGGTGGATGGCACGACCCCGCTGTCTCCTTCGTCGGATTACGGCCGCTCAAAGCTAGCCGCCGAACGAGACCTTGCCGGAACCGGCCTAGGTGGACGGCTCACCATCTTGCGGGTCCCGATCCTGATCGGAGGCGGAGCGGACAAGCTTGCGCAGCTCGTGGGTCTCGCCCGTCGGTGGCGCGTTATCCCGGCCGCTCCCTGGCCGACGCCGCGATCGATGCTCAGTTACGATGGCCTCGCGGCAACGATCATCGATATTATCGTTGGAGAGAAGGGCGGCACGTTGATGGCTGCCGATCCCATTCCCTTTACCCCGGCGCTTCTGGCCGAACACGCGCGCCGGGCCGGTATCGCCGCGCGCGTGGTGCGCGTCCCTCGGCCTGCGCTGGCTGCGGTCGAGCGCCTCCAGCCCGGAATCCATGCAAGCCTGTTTCGGCCAAGCGTCCTGTCGGATACGGCCAACGCGGTCGCGCGTGACGTCGAATTCGACCGCATCGGAACGGTTCTCGACCGCCTTCTGACGAAATGACGTCATCGCGACGGGTTGTCACTGCGTCGCACTCTGCCTAAAGCGCCGCGCGTCCGGCTACTCGGACAGGCAGTACGGTCGTGGATTCGTGAAAGGCATCATTCTGGCCGGGGGCAGCGGCACCCGGCTTTATCCGGCGACGCTCAGCGTCTCCAAGCAATTGCTGCCAGTCTACGACAAGCCGATGATCTATTATCCGCTGTCGGTGCTGATGCTTGCCGGGATTCGCGAGATCCTCGTCATCAGCACGCCGCGAGACGTGCCGATGTTCCGCGACCTGCTGGGCGACGGCAGCGATTTCGGGATCGCTCTCGATTATGCGGTGCAACCCGCGCCCAACGGTCTCGCCGAAGCCTTCATCATCGGCGCGGACTTCGTGCGCGGCGGCCCGAGCGCGCTGATCCTGGGCGACAACATCTACCACGGCGAGAAGATGGGCGAGAAGTGCGCCGCCGCCGCTGCCGAGGCCGCGAACGGCGGTGCGAACGTTTTCGCCTACCATGTCGACGATCCGCAGCGGTACGGGGTCGCCGAATTCGATCCCGCCACCGGCAAGGCGCTGTCGATCGAGGAAAAGCCCGCCGATCCGCGCAGCAACTGGGCGGTAACCGGGCTCTACTTCTACGATTCCGACGTCGTCGACATCGCGAAGTCGATCAAACCGTCGCATCGCGGCGAGCTGGAAATCACCGACGTCAATCGCACCTACCTCGAGCGCGGCGACCTTCACATTACCCGGCTTGGCCGCGGTTACGCCTGGCTCGACACTGGCACCCACGATTCACTGCACGAGGCGGCAAGCTTCGTGCGCACGATCGAACACCGTACGGGCATCAAGATCGCCTGTCCGGAGGAAGTAGCGCTAGAGCAAGGCTGGCTCGATGCCGAAGCCGTGCTCCGCCGCGCGGCAACGCTCGGCAAGACCGGCTATGCCGACTATCTGAAAAAGCTTGCCGGGGTGCGCGGGTGACCTCGTTCAAGCCTACCGAAATTCCCGCGGTCGTGGAGATCGTGCCGCAACGGTTCGGTGATCACCGCGGCTGGTTCTCCGAGGTGTACAAGCGCCCCGAACACGCGCAGGCCGGCTATGCCATCGACTGGATGCAGGACAACCAGTCGTTCTCCGCGCCCGCCGGCACCGTGCGCGGCCTTCACTTCCAGGTGCCGCCGGTTGCGCAGGACAAGCTCGTGCGGGTGCTCAGCGGTGCCGTATTCGACGTTGCGGTCGACTTGCGGCGCGGGTCGCCCACCTACGGGAAATGGGTGGGCCGCGAACTGACGGCCGAAGCCGGCAACCAGTTGCTGGTCCCGGTCGGTTTCGCGCATTGCTTCATGACGCTCGTGCCCGACACCCATGTGCTCTACAAGGTGAGCGCGCCCTGGTCGAAGGACCACGAAGGCGCAATCCGCTGGGACGACCCGTCGATCGGGATCGACTGGCCTGTCCTCGACGTCCCGCCGACCCTGTCCGACAAGGATCGCGACGCTCCCTTGCTCGCGGACTTCGACAGCCCGTTCGTCTACGAGAGCCGATAGCGATGCAGACCATTCTCGTCACGGGAGGCGCCGGCTTCATCGGTTCGGCCGTGGTCCGCCGCCTGGTGCGCCAGGGCCGCACCGTCATCAATCTCGACAAGCTTACCTATGC
Protein-coding regions in this window:
- a CDS encoding NAD-dependent epimerase/dehydratase family protein, with the protein product MSSPRPIKPVVIIGGSSQAGRALARRVAQPVVPVVRAPSGLPGEHVVAAYEDGPGDLPLHGATIVNCAGTPFGSVEVLDRANRAVPLAWARAAAEQDAGRFVQISSFSVFGPAEAVDGTTPLSPSSDYGRSKLAAERDLAGTGLGGRLTILRVPILIGGGADKLAQLVGLARRWRVIPAAPWPTPRSMLSYDGLAATIIDIIVGEKGGTLMAADPIPFTPALLAEHARRAGIAARVVRVPRPALAAVERLQPGIHASLFRPSVLSDTANAVARDVEFDRIGTVLDRLLTK
- a CDS encoding sugar transferase codes for the protein MVDIVVAGSALIVLSPVMLFCAVGAKLSSPGPAIFRQMRVGRGGAVFEFYKFRSMPADTRDVASDELGEVQLRPFGWFLRRSNLDELPQLVNILKGDMSLVGPRPPIPTQSELIVLRRENGALDCRPGLTGLAQINSFDGMSAAEKAAFDGVYAQRMSLLSDIAIVLRTFGYLKRTPPKY
- a CDS encoding PIG-L deacetylase family protein is translated as MKPAVNLVVAAHPDDEILGFGATGAKLAARGETIQPVLLCGHVDARTQRPSDAELAADIVDACRTVGFAQPVLGDFPNIRLNTVPHIELVQFLETQIAAFAPDRIFTHHPGDLNDDHRQVAAACFAATRLFQRRSDLARVRSLHCMEIPSATDWSFPTLGPAFEANEYVGIDDTLDTKLAALACYRKVMRPFPHPRSEEAIRGLAAVRGAECGLGHAEAFQTVFSTWMD
- the rfbC gene encoding dTDP-4-dehydrorhamnose 3,5-epimerase, whose product is MTSFKPTEIPAVVEIVPQRFGDHRGWFSEVYKRPEHAQAGYAIDWMQDNQSFSAPAGTVRGLHFQVPPVAQDKLVRVLSGAVFDVAVDLRRGSPTYGKWVGRELTAEAGNQLLVPVGFAHCFMTLVPDTHVLYKVSAPWSKDHEGAIRWDDPSIGIDWPVLDVPPTLSDKDRDAPLLADFDSPFVYESR
- a CDS encoding formyltransferase family protein, encoding MRFGFVTCVQLGLSCMEAIYDVGGKLDLAITLEDDMAQAKSGRIYLDDFCGQNGVDLLKVRNINNQTAVAAIQERSIDWLFIIGWSQIARAELLASPTQGVIGIHPTLLPVGRGRAAIPWAIIKGLDQTGVTMFKLDDGVDTGPIIAQRVIPLAADCDAGKLYAAVNDAHVDLIREVFPRLRDGTIEPRAQDDRFATEWPGRTPQDGSIDLAGSVFEAERLVRATTRPYPGAFVDRANGRLVIWRAHRADRIADTTEMTGAQPPVIHFSDGMLVVDEWEWQEKSN
- a CDS encoding polysaccharide biosynthesis protein; this translates as MNGWQSIADAVLLIPRSVKRAIALAGDVVMCALSVWLAFYLRIGFFPPIDDGPLQPMIVSISLALPIFVSFGLYRAIFRHTGPEALISIFRAVAVYTLPFATVYTLIGVTNVPRTLGLIQPILLALMVSGTRIAARVMFAENYTARWSKDSGRRVAIYGAGNAGLELAAAIAASRTMRVKAFVDDDAALWGSTLRGLPILPPSRMMRLIEQHGIDDILLAIPSASRRRRIEILESLRGLPVHVRTLPSFTDIAKGTISVGDLRELDIEDLLGRAPIPPDEALLRRNVSGKVVMVSGAGGSIGSELCRQILRLQPTALLLVDHSEYNLYAIHQELSAALAERGDDPEASVPVLVPLLASVADGRRMAEVLAAWRPSLVVHAAAYKHVPLVEQNVLEGIRNNVVGTRTLAEAAHAAGVERFLLISTDKAVRPTNVMGATKRLAELVLQALQAEYPDMVFSMVRFGNVLGSSGSVIPLFRKQIAEGGPVTITHPEVTRYFMTVPEAAQLVLQAGAMAEGGDVFLLDMGEPVRIVDLARNMIELSGLTVCDEANPEGDIEIAFTGLRPGEKLYEELLIGDGGRPSDHPRIVRANEDMMTWRDLQPHLVAIERAIETGDSPAAREILGRLVAGYKPSGRGVDLTLVHDRDAAAG
- the rfbA gene encoding glucose-1-phosphate thymidylyltransferase RfbA, with amino-acid sequence MKGIILAGGSGTRLYPATLSVSKQLLPVYDKPMIYYPLSVLMLAGIREILVISTPRDVPMFRDLLGDGSDFGIALDYAVQPAPNGLAEAFIIGADFVRGGPSALILGDNIYHGEKMGEKCAAAAAEAANGGANVFAYHVDDPQRYGVAEFDPATGKALSIEEKPADPRSNWAVTGLYFYDSDVVDIAKSIKPSHRGELEITDVNRTYLERGDLHITRLGRGYAWLDTGTHDSLHEAASFVRTIEHRTGIKIACPEEVALEQGWLDAEAVLRRAATLGKTGYADYLKKLAGVRG